Proteins from a single region of Bradysia coprophila strain Holo2 chromosome X unlocalized genomic scaffold, BU_Bcop_v1 contig_416, whole genome shotgun sequence:
- the LOC119069949 gene encoding neprilysin-2-like, whose amino-acid sequence MADGCWKRRSSLEKKLTVLSILATLVAIGLLIGLIVVAVNNNNNDDDPTDESLESVCLTQECIAESAVVLRQMNQTADPCNDFYEFACGTFLRNTVIPDDKTTVTAFSVIENELKDQLRVIVQEPIASGEIEPFQNVKRLYRACVNTTLIEDLGVTPVRSVIDSMGGWPVLETNWDASNQWTWQRSVELSREFGYSVSNFMSISVSTDNKNSSRRIIRIDQASLGLNREYLIENMTDPFVQAYHSYQVDLAILFGANVATAEQDMRQALDFEIELAQISQNREERRNAELLYNPMTIRELQQNASFAYDGHIWMSFFNNILPLQSQVDEDTVVIVGAVSFFQQLGALIDSTPKRTLANYAAWRQVVSSVNYLPSEFRLRQLEYERITTGRAEAYPRWLECVETTLSQYPIAFGALYVRKHFNAAAKEIAQEMVDNIQAEFKIMLTEIDWMDTETREGANEKANTIRSEIGFADELLQDSAIEEYYANEPVTVVENAYFESIRALNRASALRHNKRLHEDVNRGEWSSHVAPAIVNAYYSSLENRIAFPAGILQGAFFNPGRPQYMNYGGIGFVIGHEITHGFDDQGSQYDSLGNLRNWWANETREAYLEKALCIIEQYGNYTEPQTNLPLNGINTQGENIADSGGIKESYRAYQRWAANRPEAEKSMPGLSDYTPQQMFWISAGQVWCSVYREAAMRNRVLTGVHSPGQFRVIGPMSNMQEFADDFNCPVGSSMNPPTADKCVVW is encoded by the exons ATGGCAGA tggatGTTGGAAACGTAGATCGTCACTTGAGAAAAAATTGACCGTATTGAGCATTCTTGCTACTTTGGTTGCAATAGGCCTTTTAATTGGTTTAATTGTGGTTGCtgttaataataataataatgatgaTGATCCAACCGACGAAAGTTTAGAAAGTGTCTGCCTCACTCAAGAATGTATTGCCGAATCTGCCGTCGTGCTAAGACAAATGAACCAGACCGCAGATCC GTGTAacgatttttatgaatttgcaTGCGGAACATTTTTAAGG aaCACTGTGATACCAGACGACAAGACAACTGTAACAGCGTTCAGTGTCATTGAAAATGAGTTGAAAGATCAACTACGAGTCATTGTCCAAGAACCGATTGCGAGCGGTGAAATCGAACCGtttcaaaatgtaaaacgaTTGTATAGAGCGTGTGTCAACACAACCTTGATCGAAGATCTGGGCGTAACTCCCGTCAGGAGTGTAATAGACAGTATGGGTGGTTGGCCAGTTCTGGAGACTAATTGGGATGCATCCAATCAATGGACGTGGCAGAGATCTGTAGAACTTTCACGGGAATTCGGCTATTCAGTGAGCAACTTTATGTCCATTTCCGTATCGACCGACAACAAGAACTCAAGTCGAAGAATCATTCGA ATTGATCAAGCAAGTTTAGGACTCAACAGGGAATATCTCATCGAAAATATGACCGATCCATTTGTTCAAGCTTATCACAGTTATCAAGTTGATCTTGCAATACTATTTGGTGCCAATGTTGCTACGGCAGAACAGGACATGAGACAAGCATTGGATTTCGAAATCGAATTGGCCCAG ATTTCACAAAACCGAGAAGAACGAAGAAATGCGGAACTGTTGTACAATCCGATGACGATACGAGAACTTCAACAAAATGCTAGTTTTGCATATGATGGACACATATGGATGtcttttttcaacaatattttacCCTTGCAAAGTCAAGTGGATGAGGATACTGTTGTCATTGTTGGTGCGgtttcatttttccaacaGCTAGGTGCTTTAATCGATAGCACACCCAAGAGAACATTGGCCAATTATGCGGCATGGAGACAGGTCGTTTCTTCCGTTAACTATCTTCCGAGTGAATTCAGATTGAGACAGCTGGAATATGAAAGAATAACGACTGGACGCGCTGAGGCGTATCCTCGTTGGTTGGAATGTGTTGAAACTACTTTGAGTCAATATCCGATAGCCTTTGGTGCGTTGTATGtcagaaaacatttcaatgcCGCGGCTAAGGAAATCGCACAAGAAATGGTGGACAACATTCAGGCAGAGTTCAAAATTATGTTGACCGAAATAGATTGGATGGACACGGAAACAAGAGAAGGTGCAAATGAGAAGGCGAATACAATTCGTTCGGAAATCGGCTTTGCCGATGAATTGCTGCAAGATAGCGCAATTGAAGAATATTATGCGAATGAACCAGTTACTGTTGTCGAAAACGCCTACTTCGAATCAATTCGTGCTCTAAACAGGGCGTCTGCTCTTAGACACAACAAGAGATTGCACGAGGACGTCAACAGAGGTGAATGGAGTTCACATGTTGCACCAGCTATTGTTAACGCTTATTACTCATCACTGGAAAATCGTATCGCCTTTCCTGCTGGTATATTGCAAGGTGCATTCTTCAATCCAGGCCGGCCTCAGTATATGAACTATGGTGGTATTGGTTTCGTTATCGGTCATGAAATAACACACGGTTTCGATGACCAGGGCAGTCAATACGATTCATTGGGAAACTTAAGAAATTGGTGGGCAAATGAAACACGAGAAGCATACTTGGAAAAAGCACTATGCATCATCGAACAGTACGGAAATTATACCGAGCCGCAAACCAATTTACCTTTGAATGGCATAAATACTCAAGGTGAAAATATTGCTGACAGCG GTGGCATAAAGGAATCATATCGTGCGTATCAGCGATGGGCTGCCAACAGACCTGAGGCCGAGAAGAGTATGCCTGGCTTATCAGACTACACTCCACAGCAAATGTTTTGGATATCAGCGGGTCAAGTGTGGTGTAGTGTCTACCGTGAAGCAG CAATGAGAAATCGTGTACTAACAGGCGTTCATTCACCGGGCCAGTTTAGAGTAATTGGACCGATGAGTAATATGCAAGAATTTGCGGATGATTTCAATTGTCCAGTGGGCTCGTCGATGAATCCACCAACAGCAGATAAGTGTGTCGTTTGGTAG